CGTCGACGAGTCCCTCATCGTGGCCACCGACGTCGCCCACGCCAGCGGCGTCGAGGCCGGCCGGTTCCTCAGCACGGAGCATCCGGACGTGACCGCGGTGTTCGCCACCGCCGATTTGCTGGCCGCGGGAATCATGGAGGGTGTGCGGGCGGCGGGGCGCGATGTGCCCGCGGACCTGTCGGTCGTGGGCTTCGACAACCTCGACCTGGCCACCTATGTGTCGCCGCAGCTGACCACGGTGACTCAGGACCTGACCGCCAAGGCCACCCGGGCCGTGGAGCTGCTGTTGATGAGCATGCGGTCGGAGAGCATTCCGGCCGCCGAGACCGTCATGGACGTGCAGCTCGTGGAGCGCGGCTCGGTGCGGGACCTCACGGCCTGAGCGGCTGCGGCCGTGCGTGGCCGGGCGTGATCATGCCGGCGGGGCCTGCGGCTGAGCCGAGCGAGGGCTCGGGGCATGTTGCGTTCCGTGACAGCGCGCCGTGACATCGGAAAAACCCGAACCTACACTCGAGGCAACGCTCGCCGGCTGCGAAGGCCGACCGCGAAGGAGGCTTGATGATCACCCATCCGCTGCACATGCTGCGCTGCAATGACACGGGCCACGACGCCTGTGTCAACCAGGGCGCCGGACACGAGATCCGGCCCATGCAGGCGCGGCTCGCCGCCGCCGCCCCCGGTCAGTGGAGCGACGGCATCGTGGTGCGCGCGACCACCGACGGATGGATCGGGATCGCGATGCTCGGCCCGGCCGACGAGGCAGACCCGAGCGACGCTCTCCCGTATGACGCTCTTCCGACAACCCTGTGGGTCTGGAACCACGCCGACCACAGCGCACAGCTCACCAACGGTCAGCCGGTGGCGGTGCATCCCCTGCACAACGTGCTGGCGCACGGCTCGAGCCGCATCAGCATCGTCACGATCTGACCCGGCGAGCCGACTCAGCTCGCCGGGGTCATCACCTCAGCGCTGAACCGTCCGTTCACGAGAGTCCTGACCCCGACCCCAAGAGAGTGCTGTCGGTTTGTAAAATAGGCCCATGGTGGGCATGAACGACAGGGTGACCCTCGACGTCACGGTCGCAGAGTGGGAGGCCTACCTGCGCGGCGCTCCTGACCAGGGTGGGGTGCGCCTGAAGCTGCGCAAGAAGAACTCCGCGGCGCCGGGGATGACCTGGTCAGAGGCCCTGGATGTGGCGCTCTGCTACGGCTGGATCGACGGGCAGACGAACCGGCTCGACGAGGACTACACGCTCACGGGCTTCTCGCCGCGCCGCAAGAACAGCCCCTGGTCGCAGGTGAACCGGGAGCACGTGGCCCGGCTCATCGCGGAGGGTCGGATGCAGCCGGCGGGGCTCGCCGAGGTGGAACGGGCCCAGGCCGACGGCCGCTGGGACGCCGCCTACCGGCAGAAGGATGCCGTGCCGCCCGACGACCTGCAGGCCGCGCTGGACGCCGACCCGGCCGCCGCCGCGTTCCTGGCCGGGCTGACCAAGGTCCAGAGGTTTCAGATCTACTTCAGACTCGGCAGCATCAAGACGCCCGCGGTGCGGGCGGCGCGCATCCGTGACGTGGTGGAGAAGGCCGCGCGGGGCGAGCGGCACTACAGCTGAGCCGCCGGCCGCTTGC
This is a stretch of genomic DNA from Cryobacterium soli. It encodes these proteins:
- a CDS encoding YdeI/OmpD-associated family protein, yielding MVGMNDRVTLDVTVAEWEAYLRGAPDQGGVRLKLRKKNSAAPGMTWSEALDVALCYGWIDGQTNRLDEDYTLTGFSPRRKNSPWSQVNREHVARLIAEGRMQPAGLAEVERAQADGRWDAAYRQKDAVPPDDLQAALDADPAAAAFLAGLTKVQRFQIYFRLGSIKTPAVRAARIRDVVEKAARGERHYS